CCACCGCCGCCGTTCGCGGCTGGACCTTTCCCGTGACAATCGCCGGTTCGGGGCTGTCCGGCGTGACGCACATCCGCCTACATCGGACGACGCCGACAGTCGCCGACCTGAGCTTCCCTGTGACGAGCGCGACCGCAAGCAGTGTCGTCGCGACGTTTAACCTGGAGGGACTCGCTCCCGATTGGGTCGGCGTGCACGCGATCCACTACTCGACGGACGGCTCAACCTACAGCCCGACCGGACTCACCTTCTCGATCAACTTCTCCAGCCCGGGCTTCCATACGGGCGTGCCCATCAGCGGTGTTCGCGGCGAGACGGTGACAGTGACGATCACCGGTTCGGGATTGATCGACATCACCCACTTGCGGCTGCACAACGCGACGGCGTCTCTCGACCTGACGTTTCCAGCCGTCGCTGCCCCCGACAGCGCGAGCGTGACAGCGGCGTTCGACCTGAGCGGGCTTGGTCCTGAGTGGGACGGCACGCACCAGATCCAATACTCGATCGGCGGGACCTCGTTCGAGGATGCGCCGGGTTGGATGTTCACCGTGAACTCGCCTCCCGCGCCGATCCATCAGAACTGGACCGCAACGCTCCGCCTGACGGGCGATGAAGCAGGCGACCACACGGTCATCGTCGGCGTCGCGCCGGACGCGTCGGATGGCGTGAACCTGTCGGCGGAGGACACGCTCGCCCCGCCCATGCCGCAGCCTCCGGCGTCCTGGCTCCGCCTCCTGAGAGGCGGCCAGGCGCTATCACAGGATGTTCTCGCGTTCGCCGATGCGCGAACGTGGACCATCGAAGTCGAGGTAGGCAGCGGCACGCACTACCTGTCGGTCGAAGGACTGCCGGAAGGCGTTCTCGCCTACTACAACGACAACCCCCGCATCGTCCACGGGCCCGACACGGACGCGACGACGGCGGCCGTCCATCCGCTGCCTCTGGGGGCAAGCATATCTCTGAACACGGGCAGGCACCTCTTGACGCTCGTGCTCTCGAAGCGCCTGCCGCAGACGCTGGCGACGACGTTGGGCATCCGCTGGCGGATGTTCTCCCTGCCGGGTCCGACGACGAACGGAGCTCCGGCGGATTTGGTGACGCGGGGCGTCATCTCGATGTATGGCTACAACCCGTCGCCTGAGGTCCAAAACTACTACTCGATGTTCGGCGATGCGGATGATCAGGTGTCGGGTGTTCAAGTGTCGGATGATCCGCTTCCGTTCGTGAGCCAGGGCTGGTTCATCTTCCGCGACCCGGCGGCGAGTCCGCTGGCGACGACCTTCCAGGTGGACGTGGGCGATCCGGCGGCGCAGTCGGTCTCGGTAACGCTCCAGCCTCGGTGGAACCTCGTCGGGGTTCCGTTCGGGGGAGCGTCCGCGTCGGCGTACAACCCGACCGCCAAGACGGTCTTCGGGTATGACGGCGTCAACTACGTCATCGCGACGAGTCTGGCGCAGTTCCAGGGCTACTGGGTCTACAACGAGCTGGCGACGGCTCGGACGGTGACGATCACGCAGCCATCTCCGGGGGCTCCTGCCATCGTCCAGCGCGCGGCTCCGTCGCCGGATTGGGTCGCGCCGTTGACCATCTCGCTCGACAGCGGGGCGCTCAAGACGGTCGAGCTCGGGAGCGGCTCCAAGGCGCAGATGGGCTTCGACGCCTACGACGTGGGTCTGCCTCCGGCTCCGCCGATTCGGAGCTACTCCGAGTTCTTCGCCGCGACGGACGATCCGGTCGAGCGGATGACTCGGAGCGTCCTGCCGTCGAGCCAGCGCGAAGCCTCGTGGGAGCTCTCGGCGAATCTGGCGGAGGCGGGCACGCTCCGCTGGACGGCTCAGACGCTCCCGGCGGGTTATCGGATCATCGTCGAGTCGGGCGATGAGCGGCATGACCTGAGCCGCGAGGGTTCCATGCGCCTCGACGCAGGGAAGCACACCT
The DNA window shown above is from Candidatus Poribacteria bacterium and carries:
- a CDS encoding T9SS type A sorting domain-containing protein; translated protein: MVRTLAVSGTTLYAGTAGGGVFRLSVTAPPSISATSITPTAAVRGWTFPVTIAGSGLSGVTHIRLHRTTPTVADLSFPVTSATASSVVATFNLEGLAPDWVGVHAIHYSTDGSTYSPTGLTFSINFSSPGFHTGVPISGVRGETVTVTITGSGLIDITHLRLHNATASLDLTFPAVAAPDSASVTAAFDLSGLGPEWDGTHQIQYSIGGTSFEDAPGWMFTVNSPPAPIHQNWTATLRLTGDEAGDHTVIVGVAPDASDGVNLSAEDTLAPPMPQPPASWLRLLRGGQALSQDVLAFADARTWTIEVEVGSGTHYLSVEGLPEGVLAYYNDNPRIVHGPDTDATTAAVHPLPLGASISLNTGRHLLTLVLSKRLPQTLATTLGIRWRMFSLPGPTTNGAPADLVTRGVISMYGYNPSPEVQNYYSMFGDADDQVSGVQVSDDPLPFVSQGWFIFRDPAASPLATTFQVDVGDPAAQSVSVTLQPRWNLVGVPFGGASASAYNPTAKTVFGYDGVNYVIATSLAQFQGYWVYNELATARTVTITQPSPGAPAIVQRAAPSPDWVAPLTISLDSGALKTVELGSGSKAQMGFDAYDVGLPPAPPIRSYSEFFAATDDPVERMTRSVLPSSQREASWELSANLAEAGTLRWTAQTLPAGYRIIVESGDERHDLSREGSMRLDAGKHTFTARLTFAPPSRSRLMANYPNPFNPETWIPFELKEGSAVTVNIYDVAGSLVRKLDLGYREPGYYTSRADAAYWDGRNELGERVASGVYFYELRAGSFRETRRMVIHK